From a region of the Sphaerodactylus townsendi isolate TG3544 linkage group LG09, MPM_Stown_v2.3, whole genome shotgun sequence genome:
- the MSC gene encoding LOW QUALITY PROTEIN: musculin (The sequence of the model RefSeq protein was modified relative to this genomic sequence to represent the inferred CDS: deleted 1 base in 1 codon), protein MPTGCLSDAEELSEMDLRGLQLDYAVLPRSKRRPRGEPCPSLDNSSAAEEDDDDDDEEEDEDEECGARKRRRRRPPGAPVAVEGHGGKRQQAASGRGAVTECKQTQRNAANARERARMRVLSKAFSRLKTSLPWVPPDTKLSKLDTLRLASSYIAHLRQLLQEDRYEKGFVHPVNLTWPFVVSGRPESTPKRFLQPTDYVELQLS, encoded by the exons ATGCCTACGGGCTGTCTGAGTGACGCCGAAGAGCTGTCGGAGATGGACCTGAGAGGGCTGCAGCTGGACTACGCGGTGCTGCCCCGCTCCAAGCGGCGCCCCCGAGGAGAGCCCTGCCCCTCCTTGGACAATTCCTCCGCTGCGGaggaagacgacgacgacgacgacgaagaggaggacgaggacgaggagtgCGGAGCCAggaagaggaggcggcggcggcctcCGGGGGCGCCCGTGGCGGTCGAAGGCCACGGGGGCAAAAGGCAGCAGGCGGCGTCCGGGCGCGGCGCGGTGACGGAGTGCAAGCAGACGCAGCGCAACGCGGCCAACGCGCGTGAACGAGCCCGCATGAGGGTGCTGAGCAAAGCCTTCTCGCGCCTCAAGACCAGCCTGCCGTGGGTGCCGCCCGACACCAAGCTCTCCAAGCTGGACACGCTGCGCCTGGCCTCCAGCTACATCGCCCACCTCCgacagctgctgcaggaggaccGCTACGAAAAGGGCTTTGTGCACCCCGTCAACCTG ACTTGGCCGTTTGTGGTTTCAGGAAGACCAGAATCC ACGCCAAAGAGGTTTCTACAACCAACAGACTATGTGGAACTACAGCTTAGTTGA